From a region of the Myxococcus stipitatus genome:
- a CDS encoding DNA polymerase beta superfamily protein — MSDSPTDSSRATPSRIRGLEQVDRLSVPLPHGTEVTTRVERMASGGRRIPQGVVGRVVRAHDGGFDVQIVGVGEVWFARDELIPRRPGQVQFARRREAAWAALTPCVVLETRVGSHAWGLASEGSDVDVRGVFALPLPWSLGLMEAPADLVSADGSTTYWEVRKTVEQALRADPNTLETLFVPGARALDVIGEWLLAERDAFVSKALFGSFGRYAMSQLDKLTRSQRLAEHRDLLLSWLCEDPAPDLDEVARRLAVVSPRSATSEENALLAAKTYVKQLYRSLWDQGLLTANDFAALTVYARGGGQRPPSARELRPKNAYNLLRLVSTAAGWLRHGEPTFEATGALKARLLDIKAGKVPLEDVLRDAEAMAPELEEARRDSRLPEHPDFARADRLLRRVGEEVARRWVTKAPGPLGRDAPEPPAMEWRDSE, encoded by the coding sequence ATGAGTGATTCTCCGACGGATTCCTCCCGGGCGACCCCGTCGCGCATCCGGGGGCTCGAGCAGGTGGACCGGCTGTCGGTACCCCTGCCGCATGGCACAGAGGTCACCACGCGCGTGGAGCGCATGGCCTCGGGCGGTCGTCGCATCCCCCAGGGCGTGGTGGGCCGGGTGGTGCGCGCGCATGACGGCGGGTTCGACGTGCAGATCGTCGGCGTGGGAGAGGTCTGGTTCGCCCGCGACGAACTGATCCCCCGGCGCCCCGGCCAGGTGCAGTTCGCGCGTCGACGCGAGGCGGCCTGGGCCGCGCTCACGCCGTGCGTGGTGCTGGAGACGCGTGTGGGCAGCCATGCCTGGGGCCTCGCGAGCGAGGGCTCGGACGTGGACGTCCGGGGCGTCTTCGCGCTGCCGCTGCCGTGGAGCCTCGGGTTGATGGAGGCGCCCGCGGACCTGGTGAGCGCGGACGGGAGCACCACGTACTGGGAGGTGCGCAAGACGGTGGAGCAGGCCCTGCGGGCCGACCCCAACACGCTGGAGACGCTGTTCGTCCCCGGGGCGCGGGCGCTCGACGTCATCGGCGAGTGGCTGCTCGCGGAGCGGGACGCCTTCGTGTCCAAGGCCCTCTTCGGCAGCTTCGGTCGCTATGCGATGAGCCAGCTCGACAAGCTCACGCGCAGCCAGCGCCTGGCCGAGCACCGGGACCTGCTGCTGTCCTGGCTGTGTGAAGACCCGGCGCCGGACCTGGACGAGGTGGCGCGGCGGCTGGCGGTGGTGTCGCCCAGGAGCGCCACGTCCGAGGAGAACGCGCTGCTGGCGGCGAAGACATACGTGAAGCAGCTCTACCGTTCGCTGTGGGACCAGGGGTTGTTGACCGCCAATGACTTCGCGGCGCTGACCGTATACGCGCGGGGCGGTGGGCAGCGTCCGCCCTCGGCGCGCGAGCTGCGGCCGAAGAACGCCTACAACCTGCTGCGGCTGGTCTCCACCGCGGCGGGCTGGCTGCGGCACGGCGAGCCCACGTTCGAGGCGACCGGGGCGCTGAAGGCGCGGCTTCTGGACATCAAGGCCGGGAAGGTGCCGTTGGAGGACGTGCTGCGCGACGCCGAGGCGATGGCGCCGGAGCTGGAGGAGGCGCGGCGCGACAGTCGCCTGCCGGAGCATCCGGACTTCGCCCGCGCGGACCGGCTCCTGCGACGCGTGGGGGAGGAGGTGGCGCGCCGGTGGGTGACGAAGGCGCCCGGGCCGCTCGGGCGGGACGCGCCGGAGCCTCCGGCGATGGAGTGGAGGGATTCGGAATGA
- a CDS encoding zinc-dependent alcohol dehydrogenase family protein: MKAYEIRGGFGLDKLVLGERPDPTPGPFQVRVKVTATSLNYRDLMMVEGRYNPRQKLPLIPNSDGAGVVDAVGPGVTKVKPGDRVVALFSQAWPAGEPTRAAQVNALGGPLDGALAEFMVLHEEGVVPTPAHLSDEEAATLPCAALTAWSALVTHGAVKAGDVVLVQGTGGVSLFALQIARLHGARVILTSSRDDKLERAKALGAHERINYATTPDWDKAARALTGNVGVDHVVEVGGAGTFERSLRAVRPGGTVSVIGVLSGGAGAVPLTSILMQNLRVQGIFVGHRQGFEAMARAFAQHEVHPVVDRVFAFSEAVAAFEHLKSGAHFGKVVIRVG, from the coding sequence ATGAAGGCCTACGAGATTCGCGGTGGCTTCGGTCTGGACAAGCTGGTGCTCGGGGAGCGGCCGGACCCGACGCCGGGCCCGTTCCAGGTCCGCGTGAAGGTGACGGCGACGAGCCTCAACTACCGGGACCTGATGATGGTCGAGGGGCGCTACAACCCGCGGCAGAAGCTGCCGTTGATTCCCAACTCGGACGGCGCGGGCGTGGTGGACGCGGTGGGGCCGGGCGTCACCAAGGTGAAGCCGGGCGACCGGGTGGTGGCCCTGTTCTCCCAGGCGTGGCCCGCCGGCGAGCCCACGCGCGCCGCGCAGGTGAACGCGCTGGGCGGACCGCTGGACGGCGCGCTCGCGGAGTTCATGGTGTTGCACGAGGAGGGCGTGGTCCCCACGCCGGCCCACCTGTCCGATGAAGAGGCCGCGACGCTGCCGTGCGCGGCGCTCACCGCGTGGAGCGCGCTGGTGACCCACGGCGCGGTGAAGGCCGGTGACGTGGTGCTGGTCCAGGGGACGGGCGGCGTGTCCCTCTTCGCGCTCCAGATTGCCCGGCTGCATGGCGCGCGTGTCATCCTCACGTCGAGCCGCGACGACAAGCTGGAGCGCGCGAAGGCGCTGGGCGCGCACGAGCGAATCAACTACGCGACGACGCCGGACTGGGACAAGGCCGCGCGGGCGCTCACCGGCAACGTGGGCGTGGACCACGTCGTGGAAGTGGGCGGCGCGGGGACCTTCGAGAGGTCGCTTCGCGCGGTGCGGCCCGGTGGGACGGTGTCCGTCATCGGCGTGCTCAGCGGGGGCGCTGGCGCCGTTCCGCTCACGTCCATCCTGATGCAGAACCTGCGCGTGCAGGGCATCTTCGTGGGGCACCGTCAGGGCTTCGAGGCGATGGCGCGCGCCTTCGCGCAGCACGAGGTGCACCCGGTGGTCGACCGCGTGTTTGCCTTCTCCGAGGCCGTCGCCGCCTTCGAGCACCTCAAGAGCGGCGCGCACTTCGGCAAGGTGGTCATCCGCGTGGGCTGA
- a CDS encoding DNA polymerase beta superfamily protein, producing MKGTMTEHERAVSDRVLDEESAKREHLVVSLSGAHAYGFPSPDSDLDLKSIHVAPTATLLGLHPRHLTAERLQVVEGVEVDYSSNELHPVLQGLLQGNGNYFERVLGAIPVRASPELPSLQPLVAGVLSRRVHRHYRGFAHGQLREWEKSGFRSAKKLLYVLRTTLTGTHVLRTGVLETDVTELLDGYGFSEARALVEQKRRGEKSELPEALSERWRAEVSRAFDVLDQALAASVLPEDPAASAVEALEAWLLDARRRRFVAA from the coding sequence ATGAAGGGGACGATGACGGAGCACGAGCGCGCGGTGTCCGACCGCGTGCTCGACGAGGAGTCCGCGAAGCGCGAGCACCTGGTGGTGTCGCTGTCGGGGGCGCATGCCTATGGCTTTCCCTCTCCGGACAGCGACCTGGACCTGAAGTCCATCCACGTCGCGCCCACCGCCACCCTGTTGGGCCTGCACCCGCGACACCTCACCGCGGAGCGGCTCCAGGTGGTGGAGGGCGTGGAGGTCGACTACTCCTCCAACGAGCTGCACCCGGTGCTGCAGGGGTTGTTGCAGGGCAACGGCAACTACTTCGAGCGCGTGCTGGGCGCCATCCCGGTGCGGGCCTCGCCGGAGCTGCCGTCGCTCCAGCCGCTCGTGGCGGGCGTGTTGTCGCGCCGGGTGCATCGGCACTACCGGGGCTTCGCGCACGGCCAGCTCCGCGAGTGGGAGAAGAGCGGCTTCCGCTCCGCGAAGAAGCTGTTGTACGTGCTGCGCACGACGCTCACCGGGACGCATGTGCTGCGCACCGGCGTGCTGGAGACGGACGTCACCGAGCTGCTGGATGGCTACGGCTTCTCGGAGGCCCGGGCGCTGGTGGAGCAGAAGCGACGCGGGGAGAAGAGCGAGCTGCCGGAGGCGCTGAGCGAGCGGTGGCGCGCGGAGGTGTCCCGCGCGTTCGACGTGCTCGACCAGGCGCTGGCGGCGTCCGTGCTTCCCGAGGATCCCGCCGCGTCCGCGGTGGAGGCGCTGGAGGCATGGCTGCTGGACGCGCGTCGCAGGCGGTTCGTCGCCGCCTGA
- a CDS encoding RIO1 family regulatory kinase/ATPase → MNESLETLLADGIIEAVIGQLKTGKEAEVWLVQHAGQVVAAKLYKERHERNFRNNAGYREGREVRNSRTRRAMEKGSRFGQAAAEEAWKSAESDSLYKLHAQGVRVPTPVMFYEGILLMELVLDAEGHPAPRLVEAPPATPEDAQAMYLDLRSQVVNMLCADLIHGDLSPYNILMGAMGPTIIDFPQTVAAARNSRAEFYFRRDMDNVREFLAGFAPWLRGTGGDTGEIWQAYVRRELTPEFTPSGNFRDATRRQGRGGPRAQRFEGGDRRRDFRAEVVEPVVEAAPKPPMTPEEAAEAELRELEALVLRQGGGERGKPPASPAQRGGRNRGPGGRPPPRFGNNRPNPQGPRPMGGNGPRPPGADARGGNGPQGNGRPNGSEARGGNGHQGNGRPNGNEARGGDGPQGNGRTASGDARGGGGPQGNGRTNGNEARGGHGHQGNGRPNGDARDGNGRPSNANARGGNGPWGNGRPNGDDARGGNGPTNGNEARGGSGPNAPRNGASRPPHTGRRDGGGAHRAGGENRPVNNTLASEANSQPPDSAFQGGAPGRANGRPPRGNEARFDNTGRDGGPPPHANGGGNGHPPRNEWRGDNRAAGNEPRGQGGGNARPPRGEWRGNGGRNAPVVEVRPPGGAPSNAGSPPPARESRPNGQGLRQQRPNGNRGGGGRGPRSGPQVSYVARSSNPSSDSGPTETGS, encoded by the coding sequence ATGAATGAATCGCTAGAGACCCTCCTCGCCGACGGAATCATCGAGGCCGTCATCGGCCAGCTGAAGACCGGCAAGGAGGCAGAGGTGTGGCTCGTGCAGCACGCCGGCCAGGTGGTCGCGGCCAAGCTGTACAAGGAGCGCCACGAGCGCAACTTCCGCAACAACGCGGGCTACCGGGAGGGCCGCGAGGTCCGCAACTCCCGCACGCGCCGCGCCATGGAGAAGGGCAGCCGGTTCGGACAGGCGGCGGCCGAGGAGGCGTGGAAGAGCGCCGAATCGGACTCGCTCTACAAGCTGCACGCCCAGGGCGTCCGCGTCCCCACGCCGGTGATGTTCTACGAGGGCATCCTCCTGATGGAGCTGGTGCTCGACGCGGAGGGTCATCCCGCCCCCCGGCTCGTGGAGGCGCCGCCGGCCACGCCCGAGGACGCGCAGGCGATGTACCTGGACCTGCGGTCCCAGGTCGTCAACATGCTGTGCGCGGACCTGATCCACGGCGACCTGTCGCCGTACAACATCCTGATGGGCGCCATGGGGCCCACCATCATCGACTTCCCCCAGACGGTGGCCGCCGCGCGCAACAGCCGCGCCGAGTTCTACTTCCGGCGCGACATGGACAACGTGCGGGAGTTCCTCGCGGGCTTCGCGCCGTGGCTGCGCGGCACCGGTGGGGACACGGGCGAAATCTGGCAGGCGTACGTGCGCAGGGAGCTGACGCCGGAGTTCACGCCGTCGGGGAACTTCCGCGACGCGACGCGCCGTCAGGGGCGTGGTGGCCCGCGCGCCCAGCGTTTCGAGGGAGGGGACCGGCGCCGCGACTTCCGCGCGGAGGTGGTGGAGCCCGTGGTCGAGGCCGCCCCGAAGCCTCCCATGACGCCGGAGGAGGCCGCCGAGGCCGAGCTGCGTGAGCTGGAGGCCCTGGTGTTGCGGCAGGGCGGCGGCGAGCGAGGCAAGCCCCCCGCCTCTCCCGCGCAGCGCGGAGGGCGCAACCGGGGCCCCGGAGGTCGTCCCCCGCCGCGCTTCGGCAACAACCGTCCGAACCCGCAGGGCCCTCGCCCCATGGGCGGCAACGGCCCCAGGCCGCCCGGCGCCGACGCTCGCGGCGGCAATGGGCCCCAGGGCAACGGCCGGCCCAACGGCAGCGAGGCTCGCGGCGGTAATGGCCACCAGGGCAACGGCCGGCCCAACGGCAACGAGGCTCGCGGCGGCGATGGGCCGCAGGGCAACGGTCGGACCGCCAGCGGCGACGCGCGCGGTGGCGGCGGGCCACAGGGCAACGGTCGGACCAACGGCAACGAGGCTCGCGGCGGCCATGGCCACCAGGGCAATGGCCGGCCCAACGGCGACGCGCGCGATGGCAACGGTCGGCCTTCCAACGCCAACGCGCGCGGTGGCAACGGACCGTGGGGCAACGGCCGCCCGAACGGCGACGACGCTCGCGGCGGCAACGGACCGACCAACGGCAACGAGGCGCGCGGCGGCTCGGGACCGAACGCGCCACGCAACGGCGCCTCTCGTCCGCCGCACACGGGACGCCGCGACGGCGGCGGCGCGCATCGCGCGGGCGGTGAGAACCGCCCCGTGAACAACACCCTGGCCAGCGAAGCGAACAGTCAGCCTCCGGACTCCGCCTTCCAGGGTGGAGCGCCGGGGCGCGCCAACGGGCGGCCTCCGCGTGGCAACGAGGCCCGCTTCGACAACACCGGACGCGACGGGGGCCCACCTCCGCACGCCAATGGCGGCGGCAACGGTCATCCCCCTCGCAACGAGTGGCGCGGCGACAACCGGGCCGCCGGCAACGAGCCGCGCGGGCAAGGCGGCGGCAATGCCCGCCCGCCCCGTGGCGAGTGGCGCGGCAATGGCGGCCGCAACGCACCGGTCGTCGAGGTGCGCCCCCCGGGAGGCGCGCCATCCAATGCGGGAAGCCCGCCCCCGGCGCGGGAGTCCCGTCCGAATGGCCAGGGCCTCCGGCAGCAGCGTCCGAATGGCAACCGTGGCGGCGGCGGTCGCGGGCCCCGCTCGGGCCCCCAGGTCTCCTACGTCGCCCGGTCGAGCAATCCCTCGTCCGACTCGGGCCCCACGGAGACCGGCTCCTGA
- a CDS encoding cytochrome c family protein, with protein sequence MSALLLLTCSLLATAPSSRFPLGTARMEPGSAPHGLPDWSVPRCAGCHAEQVEAWRHSGHATARTDDVFQVAITEDHPAWCIQCHAPFARSLERGALPADSPPEERGVTCAGCHAPLAETAAAPGMPCAGCHQFGFPVLDARGQRVRLSDTQWQQDTVGEWSRWRERTGDGRHCADCHMPRGDHGLGGTRRTEALKSALVVEPVEGALRVSTRGVGHHFPSGDVMRWVSVEVADTPLFESPRTVATFGRRLEVRAWPPETQPHLGAVEDTRLVPGETRRVPLPASARYARVVYHLVAREQEEAGLYPEGLSRLVLWAAPLPTRTSPRLERKP encoded by the coding sequence GTGTCCGCGCTCCTGCTCCTCACCTGCTCCCTGCTGGCCACCGCGCCCTCGTCCCGCTTCCCACTGGGGACGGCGCGCATGGAGCCGGGCTCCGCGCCCCATGGCCTGCCGGACTGGAGCGTGCCTCGCTGCGCCGGGTGCCACGCCGAGCAGGTGGAGGCCTGGAGGCACAGCGGACACGCCACGGCGCGCACGGACGACGTCTTCCAGGTGGCCATCACCGAGGACCACCCCGCCTGGTGCATCCAGTGCCATGCCCCCTTCGCGCGAAGCCTCGAGCGGGGCGCCCTGCCCGCCGACAGCCCTCCCGAGGAGCGCGGCGTCACCTGCGCCGGGTGTCACGCCCCGCTCGCAGAGACGGCCGCGGCGCCGGGGATGCCGTGCGCCGGGTGTCACCAGTTCGGCTTCCCCGTGCTCGACGCCCGAGGCCAGCGCGTGCGCCTCTCCGACACCCAGTGGCAACAGGACACGGTGGGCGAGTGGAGCCGTTGGCGCGAGCGCACCGGGGACGGGCGCCACTGCGCCGACTGCCACATGCCCCGAGGCGACCATGGGCTCGGCGGGACGCGCCGCACGGAGGCCCTCAAGTCCGCGCTCGTCGTCGAGCCGGTCGAGGGCGCGCTGCGCGTCTCCACGCGCGGGGTCGGCCACCACTTCCCCTCCGGTGACGTCATGCGGTGGGTGAGCGTGGAGGTGGCGGACACACCGCTGTTCGAGTCGCCTCGCACCGTGGCGACCTTCGGGCGTCGACTGGAGGTCCGCGCCTGGCCGCCCGAGACGCAACCCCACCTGGGCGCCGTCGAGGACACGCGGCTGGTGCCCGGGGAGACGCGGCGCGTTCCGCTGCCCGCGAGCGCCCGCTACGCGCGCGTCGTCTATCACCTCGTCGCCCGCGAGCAGGAAGAAGCGGGCCTCTACCCCGAGGGGCTCTCGCGGCTCGTGTTGTGGGCCGCCCCCCTCCCCACCCGCACCTCACCCCGCCTGGAGCGCAAGCCATGA
- a CDS encoding EF-hand domain-containing protein yields the protein MATKKRKSSAAKKSSRRASTAKKATTKKPAAKKAGARKSATKKASARKAAARKAAPRKPAAKKAGAGKPAARKASAKRAPAKRGAARKSTEATSTLTAGAGSPRLAVARETPSAEGASASWEARPTTGSPFVEQVETTSAGVQPLAPEHAAVDELTSSGNELLDIFQRYDRNRTGSIERAEFARLLEALGQNVTDEELEIAVDIVDVDRTGKISWSEFKTWWTSR from the coding sequence ATGGCTACGAAGAAGCGCAAGTCGAGTGCTGCGAAGAAGTCATCCCGGCGTGCCTCCACCGCGAAGAAGGCGACCACGAAGAAGCCCGCGGCGAAGAAGGCTGGCGCGCGCAAGTCCGCGACGAAGAAGGCGAGCGCGCGCAAGGCCGCGGCCAGGAAGGCGGCGCCGAGGAAGCCGGCCGCGAAGAAGGCCGGGGCAGGCAAGCCGGCCGCGAGGAAGGCGAGCGCGAAGCGGGCTCCGGCGAAGCGGGGCGCGGCGCGCAAGTCCACCGAGGCGACGTCGACGCTGACGGCGGGCGCCGGGTCGCCCCGGCTGGCGGTCGCGCGCGAGACGCCCTCGGCCGAAGGCGCCTCCGCGTCGTGGGAGGCGCGCCCGACCACCGGCTCGCCCTTCGTCGAGCAGGTGGAGACGACGTCCGCGGGCGTCCAGCCGCTGGCGCCCGAGCACGCGGCGGTGGACGAGTTGACCAGCTCCGGCAACGAGCTGCTCGACATCTTCCAGCGCTACGACCGCAACCGCACCGGCTCCATCGAGCGCGCCGAGTTCGCGCGCCTGCTGGAGGCCCTGGGCCAGAACGTCACCGACGAGGAACTCGAAATCGCGGTCGACATCGTCGACGTCGACCGCACCGGGAAGATTTCCTGGAGCGAGTTCAAGACGTGGTGGACCAGCCGCTAG
- a CDS encoding PAS domain-containing hybrid sensor histidine kinase/response regulator, translating into MSDLASRAHTTVFEHARDAVLVLDAAHVIREVNRAAERIFGPRAALVGLPVTQVLPGWRPPEVRGGAEPPHETELAGQRPGGGGSAYYLRVLSLAQLDEAGQPLGWVLQLHDMRGSLEVEASIRQQKEFFEAVVRNSPVAIVTITRQFIVLSWNPAAERLFGYTPQEALGKHIFELVASEDSILPDARKAQRDVIQRGRVHSVTRRLRKDGTVVDVELLALPVSVGGRQLGFIAIYHDITDLQRARQAAESANQAKSLFLATMSHEIRTPMNAVIGMTGLLLDTPLTGEQREFVTTIRQSSEALLSLLNDVLDFSKIEAGRFETDQFPFDLRQCVESALELLAVRASEKGLELGSDISPNVPQVVVGDASRLRQVLLNLVGNALKFAEQGGAVVSVDGARRSDAADAPWELTFSVQDTGPGIPEEKQKELFQPFNQLDVSVARRFGGTGLGLAISKRLVEAMGGRIWVESEGVPGRGTTFFFSIAVSAASQPPSGYRREESSVLQGRRVLIVDDNAINRRLLGRQLQAWGAETVEAGSGMEALSRFQSGPRFDLALIDHQMPGLDGPTLAARIREHEDGRTIPMVLLTSPGRRAVPPPGLFRGVLSRPMKASQLHDTLMSCFAQDVARVATSPNPPGVAGQAPPRDRPGDRVPLRILLVEDNPTNQRLASLMLDRLGYTVETASNGREAVAWTLRMRFDVVLMDLQMPEMDGLEATRRVRKELPPNVQPWVIAMTANAMDSDREQCFAAGMDDFLTKPIRVEALTAALLRCQTPRPEGGSRGRPAVAPVEVSTPDMDVVPASARIPGLQTEALARLWRELGSQAGQILPELIDTALQSMPGVLEDAYDALARDHADDLGRAAHTLKSNAAWFGLSALEVRCRDIELRADRSEFVGLRERLDRVSVELDEARRLLSLLRESVLPAPPGS; encoded by the coding sequence TTGTCCGACCTGGCGTCCAGAGCCCATACGACGGTCTTCGAGCACGCGCGCGATGCGGTGCTCGTGCTCGACGCCGCGCACGTCATCCGGGAGGTGAACCGGGCGGCGGAGCGCATCTTCGGCCCGAGGGCGGCGCTGGTGGGCCTGCCGGTGACGCAGGTGCTGCCCGGGTGGCGTCCCCCGGAGGTCCGGGGAGGCGCGGAGCCGCCCCACGAGACGGAGCTGGCGGGGCAGCGTCCCGGTGGGGGCGGCAGCGCCTACTACCTGCGGGTCCTGTCGCTGGCCCAGCTCGACGAGGCGGGGCAGCCGCTGGGGTGGGTGCTCCAGCTCCACGACATGCGGGGCAGCCTGGAGGTGGAGGCCTCCATCCGTCAGCAGAAGGAGTTCTTCGAGGCGGTGGTGCGCAACAGCCCGGTGGCCATCGTCACCATCACCCGCCAGTTCATCGTCCTGTCGTGGAACCCCGCCGCCGAGCGGCTCTTCGGGTACACGCCGCAGGAGGCGCTGGGCAAGCACATCTTCGAACTGGTCGCCTCGGAGGACTCCATCCTCCCGGACGCGCGCAAGGCGCAGCGCGACGTCATCCAGCGGGGCCGCGTGCACTCCGTCACGCGGCGGCTGCGCAAGGACGGCACCGTCGTGGACGTGGAGCTGCTGGCGCTGCCCGTCTCCGTGGGCGGGCGGCAGCTGGGCTTCATCGCCATCTACCACGACATCACCGACCTGCAGCGCGCGCGGCAGGCCGCCGAGTCCGCCAACCAGGCCAAGAGCCTGTTCCTGGCGACGATGAGCCATGAAATCCGCACGCCGATGAACGCCGTCATCGGCATGACGGGGCTGCTGCTGGACACGCCGCTGACGGGGGAGCAGCGCGAGTTCGTCACCACCATCCGCCAGAGCAGCGAGGCGCTCCTGTCGCTGCTCAACGACGTGCTGGACTTCTCGAAGATCGAGGCCGGCCGCTTCGAGACGGACCAGTTCCCGTTCGACCTGCGGCAGTGCGTGGAGTCCGCGCTGGAGCTGCTCGCGGTGCGCGCGAGCGAGAAGGGCCTGGAGCTGGGCTCGGACATCTCCCCGAACGTGCCGCAGGTGGTGGTGGGCGACGCGTCGCGCCTGCGCCAGGTGCTGCTCAACCTGGTGGGCAACGCGCTGAAGTTCGCCGAGCAGGGCGGCGCGGTGGTGTCGGTGGATGGCGCGCGCCGCTCGGACGCCGCGGACGCGCCCTGGGAGCTGACCTTCTCCGTGCAGGACACCGGGCCGGGCATCCCGGAGGAGAAGCAGAAGGAGTTGTTCCAGCCCTTCAACCAGCTCGACGTGTCGGTGGCCCGCCGCTTCGGTGGCACCGGCCTGGGGCTGGCCATCTCCAAGCGCCTGGTGGAGGCCATGGGGGGGCGCATCTGGGTGGAGAGCGAGGGCGTGCCGGGGCGGGGCACCACCTTCTTCTTCTCCATCGCGGTGTCCGCCGCCTCGCAGCCGCCCTCCGGCTACCGGCGCGAGGAGTCCTCCGTGTTGCAGGGGCGGAGGGTGCTCATCGTGGACGACAACGCCATCAACCGGCGGTTGCTCGGGCGCCAGCTGCAGGCCTGGGGCGCGGAGACGGTCGAGGCGGGGTCGGGGATGGAGGCCCTGTCGCGGTTCCAGTCCGGGCCGCGCTTCGACCTGGCGCTCATCGACCATCAGATGCCGGGGCTCGACGGCCCGACGCTGGCCGCGCGCATCCGCGAGCACGAGGACGGCCGGACGATACCGATGGTGTTGCTCACGTCCCCGGGGCGGCGCGCCGTGCCTCCCCCCGGGCTGTTCCGAGGAGTGCTGTCACGCCCGATGAAGGCCTCCCAGCTCCATGACACGTTGATGTCGTGCTTCGCCCAGGACGTGGCGCGCGTGGCCACCTCGCCCAATCCCCCCGGGGTGGCGGGCCAGGCGCCGCCGCGCGACAGGCCCGGGGACCGCGTGCCGCTGCGCATCCTGCTGGTGGAGGACAACCCCACCAACCAGCGGCTGGCGTCGTTGATGCTCGACCGGCTCGGCTACACCGTGGAGACGGCGTCCAACGGGCGCGAGGCCGTGGCGTGGACGCTGCGCATGCGCTTCGACGTGGTGCTCATGGACCTGCAGATGCCGGAGATGGACGGCCTGGAGGCGACCCGGCGCGTGCGCAAGGAGCTGCCCCCGAACGTGCAGCCCTGGGTCATCGCCATGACGGCCAACGCCATGGACTCCGACCGCGAGCAGTGCTTCGCCGCGGGAATGGACGACTTCCTGACCAAGCCCATCCGAGTGGAGGCGCTGACCGCCGCGCTGCTGCGTTGCCAGACGCCGCGCCCGGAGGGGGGCTCGCGGGGCCGGCCGGCCGTGGCGCCCGTGGAGGTGTCCACCCCGGACATGGACGTGGTGCCCGCGTCCGCGCGCATCCCCGGGTTGCAGACGGAGGCGCTCGCGCGGCTGTGGCGGGAGCTGGGCTCCCAGGCGGGGCAGATCCTCCCGGAGCTCATCGACACCGCGCTGCAGAGCATGCCGGGGGTGTTGGAGGACGCCTATGACGCGCTGGCGCGGGACCACGCGGACGACCTGGGGCGCGCGGCGCACACCCTCAAGTCGAACGCGGCCTGGTTCGGCCTGTCCGCGTTGGAGGTCCGCTGTCGCGACATCGAGCTGCGCGCGGACCGGAGCGAGTTCGTGGGCCTGCGGGAGCGGCTGGACCGGGTCAGCGTGGAGCTGGACGAGGCCCGCCGCCTCCTGTCCCTGCTGCGAGAGAGCGTGTTGCCAGCCCCCCCGGGCTCCTGA